GCAATCCGCGGGCACGCGCGCGTGGCGACCCCGTACCCTGGGGGGCGAGATGAGCGCGAAGACTTACGAGGTGCGCACCTACGGGTGCCAGATGAACGTCCATGACTCCGAGCGGCTCTCCGGGCTGCTGGAGGACGCCGGTTACGAACGAGCGCCCGAAGGAGCCGACGGCGACGCCGACGTCGTCGTCTTCAACACGTGCGCCGTGCGCGAGAACGCCGACAACCGTCTGTACGGCAATCTCGGCCGCCTGGCGCCGATGAAGACCAAGCGGCCAGGGATGCAGATCGCCGTCGGCGGCTGTCTGGCCCAGAAGGACCGCGACACCATCGTCAAGCGGGCCCCCTGGGTCGACGTGGTCTTCGGCACGCACAACATCGGCAAGCTGCCGGTCCTCCTGGAGCGCGCCCGCGTCCAGGAAGAGGCACAGGTCGAGATCGCCGAGTCGCTCGAAGCCTTCCCTTCGACACTGCCGACCCGCCGCGAGAGCGCGTACGCGGCCTGGGTCTCCATCTCCGTCGGCTGCAACAACACGTGCACCTTCTGCATCGTGCCCGCGCTGCGCGGCAAGGAGAAGGACCGCAGGACCGGCGACATCCTCGCGGAGATCGAGGCGCTCGTCGGTGAGGGCGTCTCCGAGATCACCCTCCTCGGGCAGAACGTGAACGCGTACGGCTCCGACATCGGCGACCGCGAGGCCTTCAGCAAGCTCCTGCGGGCCTGCGGAAAGATCGAGGGCCTGGAGCGCGTGCGCTTCACCTCCCCGCACCCGCGCGACTTCACCGACGACGTGATCGCCGCGATGGCCGAGACGCCGAACGTGATGCCGCAGCTCCACATGCCGATGCAGTCCGGCTCGGACCCGATCCTCAAGGCGATGCGCCGCTCGTACCGGCAGGATCGTTTCCTGGGCATCATCGAGAAGGTCCGCGCAGCCATGCCGGACGCGGCGATCTCGACCGACATCATCGTGGGCTTCCCCGGCGAGACCGAGGAGGACTTCGAGCAGACGATGCACGCGGTCCGTGAGGCCCGCTTCGCGAACGCCTTCACCTTCCAGTACTCCAAGCGTCCCGGGACCCCGGCGGCCACCATGGAGGGGCAGATCCCCAAGGAGGTCGTCCAGTCGCGTTACGAGCGTCTGGTGGCCGTCCAGGAGGAGATCTCCTGGGAGGAGAACAAGAAGCAGGTCGGCCGCACCCTGGACCTGATGGTCGCCGAGGGCGAGGGCCGCAAGGACGGCGCCACCCACCGCCTCTCCGGCCGTGCGCCCGACAACCGCCTGGTCCACTTCACCAAGCCGGACACCGAGGTGCGCCCCGGTGACGTCGTGACCGTCGAGATCACCTACGCCGCCCCGCACCACCTGCTCGCCGAGGGCGCCGTCCTGAACGTGCGTCCCACGCGCGCGGGTGATGCCTGGGAGAAGCGGAACGCCGAGGCGGCCGCGAAGCCCGCAGGCGTGATGCTGGGCCTGCCGAAGATCGGCGCCCCTGCGCCGCTCCCGGTGGCGACGGGCAGCGGCTGCGGCTGCGACTGACGGAGCCAGGTCCTACGGGGGCGCGTTACGCTGCGGATCATGCTTGTCGCCGCAGCTGTCTGCCCCTGTCCTCCGTTGCTCGTTCCCGAGGTCGCCGCGGGTGCCGCTCCTGAACTCGACGCCGCGCGGGCGGCGTGTTCGGACGCCATCGGGGTGCTCGCCGCCGCACGGCCCGGCCTCCTCGTGGTGATCGGTCCCGCCGGGCAGAGCGGGCGCGGACCGCACCCGCAGGGCGCGCGCGGGTCGTTCCGGGGGTTCGGGGTGGACGTCGACGTCCACCTCGGCCCGGTGCCGTCCGAAACGGAACCGGACGCCGGCGCTGAGGGGCAGCGTGAGCTTCCGGCGTCGCTCGCTGTCGCGGGCCGACTGCTCGAACGCACCCAGTGGTCGGCCGCGCCGGTGGAAGGTCTCGGTGTGGGGGAACCATGTGACGCCGAGCGGTGCATTCAGGTCGGCAGGGACATCGGGGCCCGGGCCGACCGGGTGGCGCTGCTGGTGATGGGCGACGCCAGTGCGTGCCGCACGCTGAAGGCGCCGGGATACCTCGACGAGCGGGCGGCCGGCTTCGACGCGGAGATCGGGCGGGCCCTCGGAGAGGCCGATGTCGAGGCGCTGAAGGCGCTGGACGCGGGTCTCGCGTACGAACTGAAGGCGGCGGGCCGTGCGCCCTGGCAGGTGCTCGCCGGGGCGGCGGAGAGCGCGGCGCTGAGCGGCGAGCTGCTCTACGAGGACGCGCCGTACGGGGTGGGGTACGTGGTGGCCGCCTGGTCGTAGCCGAGCCCACGACGCCGGTTCGGCACGGCGGGACACACGGTGGCGGCCGCGAAGCGGGGTGCTTCGCGGCCGTCCGTCGCTGCGCTTCAGGAAGCCGGCGGGGGTGACGGAGGCGACTGAGACGTCGGAGGGCCGGCGCTGCCGCCCGCGCCCTTGCCGTCGTCGGCCCCCGCGATGCGGTCGACGGCGTCCTTCGCCTTCCCCGTGCCCGCCTGGATCTTGTCGCTGTACTTGCCCTTGGTCTTCTCGTCGACCACCTTCGCAGCCTTGTCCAGGCCCTGGTCGATCTTGTCCCCGTGCTGCTGCGCCAGGTCCGAGACCTTGCCCTTCGCAGGGGCGAGCTTGGCTTTCAGTTGGTCAAGGAAGCCCATGGGTTCACCTTCCCTCGTGGGGGAGCTACTTGCGCGCGCCCTCGCCGGCCTCGTTGTCGGCCGCCTCCTCCGCGGACTGCTGCTTCGGAATGTCCACGCCCTCCGCATCAGCCGCTTCGGCGCTTTCCGCGGGCTTGTCCTCGGCGGCGCTCTCGGTGTCGGTATCGGCCTCGGCGGCGGGCTTCGCGTCGCTGCCGGCCTCGGAGGCTGCCTCTTCGGCTGTCTCGGGCTCGGCCGTCAGCGTGGCCGCTGCCGCGTCAGTCGTCGACGCCTCGTCGCTGCCCTTGGACTTCCGGCGGAAACGTGCAAAAACGCCCATATCTACTCCATACGTTACTCGTGTGGGCGAAATCCCGCCCCGCCCGGTGCGTCCCATTGCGTCGCCCGGGTCTTCGGTCCTCGAAACCGGCGGCCGGAACCTCGCAACAGGCAACGACCCCAGAGCCGTGCCGTCACGTCGCTCGTTCGGGGACGGGGTCCGATGTTTGCGAGACTGGGGCGGTGAGTAGCGCAGCCCCCGCCCCGCGGGTCATCGCCGTCGTCGGTCCGACCGCGGCAGGAAAGTCCGATCTGGGCGTTTTCCTCGCCCAACGCCTCGGCGGCGAAATCGTCAACGCCGACTCGATGCAGCTCTACCGAGGGATGGATATCGGCACCGCCAAGCTGACGCCCGACGAGCGCGGCGGTGTGCCCCACCATCTCCTCGACATCTGGGACGTCACGGAGGCGGCCAGCGTCGCCGAGTACCAGAAACTGGCCCGCGCCGAGATCGACCGGCTCCTCGCGGAGGGGCGCTGGCCCATCCTCGTCGGCGGCTCCGGCCTCTACGTCAGAGGGGCCGTGGACCACCTGGAGTTCCCCGGCACCGACCCCGGCGTGCGGGCCCGCCTGGAGGAAGAGCTCACGCTGCAGGGCTCCGGAGCACTGCACACCCGCCTCGCCGCCGCCGACCCCGAGGCGGCCCGGGCCATTCTGCCCAGCAACGGCCGCCGGATCGTCCGCGCCCTCGAGGTCATCGAGATCACCGGCAAGCCCTTCACCGCCAACCTCCCCGGCCACGAATCCGTCTACGACACGATCCAGATCGGCGTCGACGTGGCACGCCCCGAACTCGACGAACGCATCGCCACGCGCGTGGACCGCATGTGGGAGCGCGGCCTGGTCGACGAAGTGCGTGCGCTGGAGGCTCAGGGGCTGCGCGAGGGGCGTACGGCGGCACGCGCGCTCGGCTACCAACAGGTGCTCGCGGCGCTCGCAGGAGAGTGCACCGAGGACGAGGCGCGCGCCGAAACCGTGCGCGCCACCAAGCGCTTCGCACGCCGCCAGGACTCCTGGTTCCGCCGTGATCCGCGGGTGCACTGGCTCAGCGGGGCACTGGCCGACCGCGAGGAACTCCCGGCAC
The sequence above is a segment of the Streptomyces sp. Je 1-369 genome. Coding sequences within it:
- a CDS encoding class III extradiol dioxygenase subunit B-like domain-containing protein; the protein is MLVAAAVCPCPPLLVPEVAAGAAPELDAARAACSDAIGVLAAARPGLLVVIGPAGQSGRGPHPQGARGSFRGFGVDVDVHLGPVPSETEPDAGAEGQRELPASLAVAGRLLERTQWSAAPVEGLGVGEPCDAERCIQVGRDIGARADRVALLVMGDASACRTLKAPGYLDERAAGFDAEIGRALGEADVEALKALDAGLAYELKAAGRAPWQVLAGAAESAALSGELLYEDAPYGVGYVVAAWS
- a CDS encoding antitoxin, translating into MGFLDQLKAKLAPAKGKVSDLAQQHGDKIDQGLDKAAKVVDEKTKGKYSDKIQAGTGKAKDAVDRIAGADDGKGAGGSAGPPTSQSPPSPPPAS
- the miaB gene encoding tRNA (N6-isopentenyl adenosine(37)-C2)-methylthiotransferase MiaB, translating into MSAKTYEVRTYGCQMNVHDSERLSGLLEDAGYERAPEGADGDADVVVFNTCAVRENADNRLYGNLGRLAPMKTKRPGMQIAVGGCLAQKDRDTIVKRAPWVDVVFGTHNIGKLPVLLERARVQEEAQVEIAESLEAFPSTLPTRRESAYAAWVSISVGCNNTCTFCIVPALRGKEKDRRTGDILAEIEALVGEGVSEITLLGQNVNAYGSDIGDREAFSKLLRACGKIEGLERVRFTSPHPRDFTDDVIAAMAETPNVMPQLHMPMQSGSDPILKAMRRSYRQDRFLGIIEKVRAAMPDAAISTDIIVGFPGETEEDFEQTMHAVREARFANAFTFQYSKRPGTPAATMEGQIPKEVVQSRYERLVAVQEEISWEENKKQVGRTLDLMVAEGEGRKDGATHRLSGRAPDNRLVHFTKPDTEVRPGDVVTVEITYAAPHHLLAEGAVLNVRPTRAGDAWEKRNAEAAAKPAGVMLGLPKIGAPAPLPVATGSGCGCD
- the miaA gene encoding tRNA (adenosine(37)-N6)-dimethylallyltransferase MiaA, which gives rise to MSSAAPAPRVIAVVGPTAAGKSDLGVFLAQRLGGEIVNADSMQLYRGMDIGTAKLTPDERGGVPHHLLDIWDVTEAASVAEYQKLARAEIDRLLAEGRWPILVGGSGLYVRGAVDHLEFPGTDPGVRARLEEELTLQGSGALHTRLAAADPEAARAILPSNGRRIVRALEVIEITGKPFTANLPGHESVYDTIQIGVDVARPELDERIATRVDRMWERGLVDEVRALEAQGLREGRTAARALGYQQVLAALAGECTEDEARAETVRATKRFARRQDSWFRRDPRVHWLSGALADREELPARALALVERPVTA